In the genome of Gemmatimonadota bacterium, one region contains:
- a CDS encoding HD domain-containing protein, translating to MTDRLQQQIAFLLEIDKLKQIIRQTYLLDETRKENDAEHSWHFAMFALILAEYAPEPVDILKVIKMALVHDLVEIDAGDTFLYDEAGNANKAEREAKAADRIFALLPAEQGREIRALWEEFEAKETPEAKFAGALDRFQPFLHNCNTQGRAWKEHGITADRVLQSNSHISIGAPILWNRVQELVDEMVDEGYIDPGK from the coding sequence ATGACCGACCGATTACAACAACAAATCGCATTTCTCCTCGAAATCGATAAACTCAAGCAAATCATTCGGCAAACCTATTTGCTCGACGAGACCCGCAAAGAAAACGACGCCGAACACTCGTGGCATTTTGCCATGTTTGCACTCATCCTCGCGGAATACGCGCCCGAGCCAGTAGATATCCTGAAAGTAATCAAAATGGCACTGGTACACGACCTCGTGGAAATCGACGCGGGCGACACCTTTCTCTACGACGAAGCGGGCAACGCCAACAAAGCCGAGCGCGAGGCAAAAGCCGCCGACCGCATCTTTGCGCTCTTGCCTGCAGAACAGGGCCGCGAAATACGCGCATTGTGGGAAGAATTTGAAGCAAAAGAAACGCCCGAAGCAAAATTCGCGGGCGCGCTGGACCGCTTCCAACCCTTTCTGCATAATTGCAATACTCAGGGACGCGCCTGGAAAGAACACGGGATCACTGCCGACCGCGTCTTACAAAGCAACAGCCACATCTCAATCGGCGCGCCCATTCTATGGAACCGCGTACAAGAATTGGTTGATGAAATGGTTGATGAAGGATATATTGATCCTGGGAAATAG
- a CDS encoding type II toxin-antitoxin system HigB family toxin, producing the protein MRIISKKALRDYWTRVPEAKSELEAWHTEVKAANWASPVDVKAKYGSASILKGGRVVFNICGNRYRLVVKINYTYRTIYIRFLGTHREYDKINAETV; encoded by the coding sequence GTGAGAATCATCAGTAAAAAAGCTCTGAGAGACTACTGGACCCGCGTCCCTGAGGCTAAATCAGAACTCGAAGCCTGGCATACAGAGGTAAAAGCGGCTAATTGGGCGTCGCCTGTTGATGTCAAAGCTAAATACGGAAGTGCCAGTATTCTAAAGGGCGGTAGAGTTGTGTTCAATATATGTGGCAACAGGTATCGTTTGGTGGTAAAGATTAATTACACATATCGAACGATCTACATTCGTTTTCTGGGAACACATCGAGAATACGACAAGATCAATGCGGAGACAGTGTGA
- a CDS encoding DNA-binding protein, giving the protein MHKPIKTEADYKAALARADEIFDAKPGTSEGEELDSLVTLIEHYEDTAYPIDLPDPITAIKFRMAQQGLKPKDLVPYIGNESKVSDVLSGKCPLSVAMIHKLINGLGIPAEALLQQPDSSASRKPSEKVYQK; this is encoded by the coding sequence ATGCACAAGCCAATAAAAACAGAAGCAGATTACAAAGCTGCCCTCGCACGTGCAGACGAGATTTTTGATGCAAAACCGGGAACATCAGAGGGTGAAGAGTTGGATTCACTCGTTACTTTGATTGAGCATTACGAAGATACAGCCTACCCAATTGACCTGCCCGACCCAATTACGGCCATCAAGTTTCGGATGGCCCAACAGGGGCTAAAGCCAAAGGACCTCGTCCCCTACATTGGAAATGAAAGTAAGGTCTCCGACGTACTATCGGGCAAGTGTCCTTTGAGTGTAGCTATGATCCACAAACTCATCAATGGCCTTGGCATTCCCGCCGAAGCGCTCTTGCAACAGCCAGACTCAAGCGCATCTCGCAAGCCATCAGAGAAAGTTTACCAAAAATGA
- a CDS encoding DUF433 domain-containing protein — MNWDKCTAVERHPAKMSGAWVFRGTRVPVYALFENLREGASVEQFLDWFHGVEEWQVKAVLDHEAKALRDLCLTTPI; from the coding sequence ATGAACTGGGATAAATGCACAGCTGTCGAACGACATCCGGCCAAAATGAGTGGAGCCTGGGTATTTCGTGGAACGCGTGTCCCTGTATATGCCCTGTTCGAAAATCTTCGAGAAGGCGCTTCCGTTGAGCAATTTCTCGATTGGTTCCACGGCGTCGAAGAGTGGCAGGTGAAAGCTGTTCTGGATCACGAAGCAAAGGCCCTGAGGGATCTCTGTTTGACAACACCAATTTGA